The proteins below come from a single Streptomyces sp. M92 genomic window:
- a CDS encoding TetR/AcrR family transcriptional regulator, producing MTETATARRSRITPEREAELYEAVLDLLREVGYDALTMDAVAARTRSSKATLYRQWGGKPELVVKAIRHSKPGEIGDVDTGSLRGDLHALLAREDDCTMAQNSALMRGVAMALHQNPDLRQAFRDQLIDPEMAEFRRVLQRAVDRGEIRPDCPALDFLVHMMVGGFATRTLLDDQPPTRAFLTSYIDAVILPALGAGTTA from the coding sequence ATGACGGAGACCGCCACCGCGCGCCGCAGCCGGATCACTCCCGAGCGCGAGGCCGAGCTGTACGAGGCCGTGCTCGACCTGCTCCGGGAAGTCGGCTACGACGCCCTCACCATGGACGCCGTGGCCGCCCGCACCCGGTCCAGCAAGGCGACGCTCTACCGCCAGTGGGGCGGCAAGCCCGAGCTGGTCGTCAAGGCCATCCGGCACAGCAAACCCGGCGAGATCGGTGACGTGGACACCGGCTCCCTCCGCGGCGACCTGCACGCCCTGCTGGCCCGCGAGGACGACTGCACCATGGCGCAGAACTCCGCGCTGATGCGCGGCGTCGCCATGGCGCTGCACCAGAACCCGGACCTGCGCCAGGCCTTCCGGGACCAGCTCATCGACCCGGAGATGGCGGAGTTCCGGCGCGTGCTGCAACGCGCCGTCGACCGGGGCGAGATCAGACCGGACTGCCCGGCGCTGGACTTCCTCGTGCACATGATGGTCGGCGGGTTCGCCACCCGCACGCTGCTCGACGACCAGCCGCCGACCCGGGCCTTCCTCACCTCGTACATCGACGCCGTGATCCTCCCCGCCCTCGGCGCCGGCACCACAGCCTGA
- a CDS encoding S41 family peptidase — MGWVSYLRLPHLSGDQLCFVAEDDLWLASLDGPGRAWRLTVDRTKTGHPRFSPDGRHIAYTSWRSLVPEVHLVPVDGGPGRRLTHWGGLDTRVCGWSPPDPDGTTAVLAVASHGEPFSHLTWAYKITPDGDPGRKLPWGPVTDIQAADLDGERKTLLLTGTPPHEPASWKRYRGGATGRLWLHGERLLPGLHGHLHSPMFVGGRIAFLSDHEGVGNLYSCAHDGSDLRRHTDHDACYARHAASDGTRVVYQCAGDLWIVEDLSPDSAPRRLDVRLSGPRAGRRTYQVPAAQHVGGVSVDETGRASAVVVRGSLYWLTHRDGPARTLADTPGVRVRLPEMLGASGRIAYVTDAEGEDAVEIGHLPRATGVRALRRLASGELGRVLELVSDPAGERLAIASHDGRLLLLDLPEEDAEAAEALAGAEETEATDAEAPVGRPAGVTELIRSVNGPVRDLAFSPDGSWLTWSHPGIGRSLRQIKMARIDGRSDGKNAQEGPLVVDVTDGRFEDENPVFTRDGRYLAFLSWRGFDPVYDVHTGDLSFPLGCRPYLVPLSSATPSPFALNPEGRPAAGGLDPLEDEPGEGGAVTVEIEGLESRVTPFPVTASKYSALCPVAGGGLVWLRWPISGALGETFANPADPSERPTLEHFNLAKARKSELVDHLDWFRVSGDGSRLVVLDEGDLRAVPATEAGDSDSTTWIDLRRILHEADPAAEWRQAYDEAGRLIRAYFWDPGMCGIDWDAVLDQYRPLLERVATPDDFADLLREVLGELGTSHAYVAAARRNEGPAHYQRWQGLLGANLACRDGHWVVKRILPGDSSDSKARSPLAGTGIREGAVLTHVDGRPVDPVTGPYPLLAGAGGTTVELTFAPGEGGPGPSRRVAVVPLIDERPLRYQDWVAKRREVVRELSGGRCGYLHIPDMGGSGWAQFNRDLRMEVSRPALIVDVRGNAGGHISELVIEKLTRTILGWDLTRDAQPVSYTSNAPRGPVVAVADEATSSDGDMITAAFKLLRLGPVVGQRTWGGVVGMTGRHRLGDGTVITVPMNAAWFDAYGWSVENYGVDPDVEALRTPLDWAEGRYPVLEEAVRLALELLESNPPATPPGYDAVPDRSRPPLPPRT; from the coding sequence ATGGGATGGGTGAGTTATCTGCGCCTTCCGCACCTCAGCGGCGACCAGCTGTGCTTCGTGGCCGAGGACGACCTCTGGCTCGCGTCCCTCGACGGCCCGGGCCGCGCCTGGCGGCTCACCGTCGACCGCACCAAGACCGGCCACCCCCGCTTCTCCCCCGACGGCCGCCACATCGCGTACACCAGCTGGCGGAGCCTGGTCCCGGAGGTCCACCTCGTGCCGGTGGACGGTGGTCCCGGGCGCCGGCTCACCCACTGGGGCGGCCTCGACACCCGGGTCTGCGGCTGGTCGCCCCCCGACCCCGACGGGACGACCGCGGTCCTCGCCGTCGCCTCGCACGGCGAGCCCTTCTCCCACCTGACCTGGGCCTACAAGATCACCCCCGACGGCGACCCCGGCCGCAAGCTGCCCTGGGGCCCGGTCACCGACATCCAGGCCGCCGACCTCGACGGCGAGCGCAAGACCCTGCTGCTCACCGGCACCCCGCCGCACGAACCGGCCTCCTGGAAGCGCTACCGGGGCGGCGCCACGGGCCGGCTCTGGCTGCACGGCGAACGGCTGCTGCCCGGCCTCCACGGGCATCTGCACTCCCCCATGTTCGTCGGCGGCCGGATCGCCTTCCTCTCCGACCACGAGGGCGTCGGCAACCTCTACTCCTGCGCCCACGACGGCTCCGACCTGCGCCGCCACACCGACCACGACGCCTGCTACGCCCGGCACGCGGCGAGCGACGGCACCCGCGTGGTGTACCAGTGCGCGGGGGACCTGTGGATCGTCGAGGACCTGTCGCCGGACTCCGCGCCGCGCCGGCTCGACGTCCGGCTGAGCGGCCCGCGCGCGGGACGGCGCACGTACCAGGTGCCCGCCGCCCAGCACGTCGGCGGCGTCTCCGTCGACGAGACGGGCCGCGCGAGCGCCGTCGTCGTACGCGGCAGCCTGTACTGGCTCACCCACCGCGACGGCCCGGCCCGCACCCTCGCCGACACACCGGGCGTACGGGTACGGCTGCCGGAGATGCTCGGGGCGAGCGGCCGGATCGCGTACGTGACGGACGCGGAGGGCGAGGACGCCGTCGAGATCGGCCACCTGCCCCGGGCCACCGGCGTCCGCGCGCTGCGCAGGCTGGCCTCGGGAGAACTGGGCCGGGTGCTGGAGCTGGTCTCCGACCCGGCGGGCGAGCGGCTGGCCATCGCCTCGCACGACGGACGGCTGCTGCTCCTCGACCTGCCGGAGGAGGACGCGGAGGCCGCCGAGGCGCTCGCGGGGGCGGAGGAGACGGAGGCGACGGACGCCGAAGCGCCCGTCGGCCGGCCCGCCGGGGTGACCGAGCTGATCCGCTCCGTCAACGGCCCCGTCCGCGACCTCGCCTTCTCCCCGGACGGCAGCTGGCTCACCTGGTCCCACCCGGGCATCGGGCGCTCCCTGCGGCAGATCAAGATGGCCCGCATCGACGGGAGGAGCGACGGGAAGAACGCGCAGGAGGGCCCGCTCGTCGTCGACGTCACCGACGGACGCTTCGAGGACGAGAACCCGGTCTTCACCCGGGACGGCCGCTACCTCGCCTTCCTCTCCTGGCGCGGCTTCGACCCGGTGTACGACGTGCACACCGGCGACCTCTCCTTCCCGCTGGGCTGCCGCCCCTACCTCGTCCCGCTGTCGTCCGCGACCCCCTCCCCGTTCGCCCTGAACCCGGAGGGCCGCCCCGCCGCCGGCGGCCTGGACCCGTTGGAGGACGAGCCCGGCGAGGGCGGCGCGGTGACCGTCGAGATCGAGGGCCTGGAGTCCCGGGTGACGCCGTTCCCGGTCACCGCCTCCAAGTACTCGGCGCTGTGCCCGGTCGCGGGCGGCGGACTGGTCTGGCTGCGCTGGCCGATCTCGGGCGCGCTCGGCGAGACCTTCGCCAACCCGGCCGACCCGAGCGAGCGGCCCACCCTGGAGCACTTCAACCTCGCCAAGGCGAGGAAGTCCGAACTGGTCGACCACCTGGACTGGTTCCGCGTCAGCGGCGACGGCAGCCGCCTGGTCGTGCTCGACGAGGGCGACCTGCGCGCCGTACCGGCCACCGAGGCGGGTGACAGCGACTCGACCACCTGGATCGACCTGCGCCGCATCCTGCACGAGGCCGACCCGGCCGCCGAGTGGCGCCAGGCCTACGACGAGGCCGGCCGGCTGATCCGCGCCTACTTCTGGGACCCCGGCATGTGCGGCATCGACTGGGACGCGGTGCTGGACCAGTACCGTCCGCTGCTCGAACGGGTCGCCACGCCCGACGACTTCGCCGACCTGCTGCGCGAGGTGCTCGGCGAGCTCGGCACCTCGCACGCCTACGTCGCCGCCGCCCGCCGCAACGAGGGCCCGGCGCACTACCAGCGCTGGCAGGGCCTGCTCGGCGCCAACCTCGCGTGCCGGGACGGGCACTGGGTGGTCAAGCGCATCCTGCCCGGCGACTCCTCCGACTCCAAGGCCCGCTCCCCGCTGGCCGGCACGGGCATCCGTGAGGGCGCGGTGCTCACCCACGTGGACGGCCGGCCGGTCGACCCGGTGACGGGGCCGTACCCGCTGCTGGCGGGGGCGGGCGGTACGACGGTGGAGCTGACCTTCGCGCCGGGCGAGGGCGGCCCCGGACCGTCCCGCCGGGTCGCCGTCGTCCCGCTGATCGACGAGCGTCCCCTGCGCTACCAGGACTGGGTGGCCAAACGACGCGAGGTGGTCCGGGAGTTGAGCGGCGGACGCTGCGGCTACCTGCACATCCCCGACATGGGCGGCTCCGGCTGGGCGCAGTTCAACCGGGACCTGCGCATGGAGGTGTCCCGGCCCGCCCTCATCGTGGACGTGCGCGGCAACGCGGGCGGGCACATCAGCGAGCTGGTCATCGAGAAGCTGACCCGCACCATCCTGGGCTGGGACCTCACGCGCGACGCCCAGCCGGTGTCGTACACCTCCAACGCCCCGCGCGGGCCGGTCGTGGCGGTCGCGGACGAGGCGACGTCCTCCGACGGCGACATGATCACGGCCGCGTTCAAGCTGCTGCGGCTCGGCCCGGTCGTCGGACAGCGCACCTGGGGCGGCGTGGTCGGCATGACCGGCCGGCACCGCCTCGGCGACGGCACGGTGATCACGGTGCCGATGAACGCGGCCTGGTTCGACGCGTACGGCTGGTCCGTGGAGAACTACGGCGTCGATCCCGACGTCGAGGCGCTGCGCACCCCGCTGGACTGGGCCGAGGGCCGCTACCCGGTGCTGGAGGAGGCGGTCCGGCTGGCGCTGGAACTGCTGGAGAGCAACCCGCCCGCCACGCCGCCCGGTTACGACGCCGTGCCCGACCGGTCCCGACCGCCGCTGCCGCCCAGGACCTGA
- a CDS encoding SDR family oxidoreductase — MSRVSLEGRVAVVTGAARGVGELLARKLSARGVKVALVGLEPDALKQVSARLHSESDHWHADVTDHVAMAEVAARVKERFGRVDVVVANAGVATGGPFVESDPESWRRVIEVNLIGSAVTARAFLPALLESRGYLLQVASLAAITPAPMMSAYCASKSGVEAYAHSLRGEVGHRGVKVGVGYLSWTDTDMVRGADRDDVMRELRQRLPWPSNKTYPLGPAVDRLVEGIERRSAHVYGQWWLRGMQGVRGYLPALIGTVGQREMRRFGDRLDGLRVGLVGAGGAADEQQRSGPATVRK, encoded by the coding sequence ATGAGCAGGGTGAGCCTGGAAGGGCGCGTCGCCGTCGTCACGGGAGCCGCGCGGGGCGTCGGGGAGCTGCTGGCCCGCAAGCTGTCCGCGCGCGGGGTGAAGGTGGCCCTGGTCGGGCTGGAGCCGGACGCGCTGAAGCAGGTGTCGGCCCGGCTGCACAGCGAGAGCGACCACTGGCACGCCGACGTCACCGACCACGTGGCGATGGCCGAGGTGGCGGCGCGGGTGAAGGAACGGTTCGGCCGGGTCGACGTCGTCGTCGCCAACGCCGGTGTGGCCACCGGCGGTCCGTTCGTCGAGTCCGACCCGGAGTCCTGGCGCCGGGTGATCGAGGTCAACCTGATCGGCTCGGCGGTGACGGCCCGCGCCTTCCTGCCGGCGCTGCTGGAGAGCCGCGGCTACCTGCTCCAGGTCGCGTCCCTCGCCGCGATCACGCCGGCGCCGATGATGTCGGCCTACTGCGCCTCCAAGTCCGGTGTGGAGGCGTACGCGCACAGTCTGCGCGGGGAGGTCGGGCACCGGGGCGTGAAGGTCGGCGTCGGCTATCTGTCGTGGACCGACACGGACATGGTGCGCGGCGCCGACCGGGACGACGTGATGCGCGAGCTGCGGCAGCGGCTGCCCTGGCCGTCCAACAAGACCTATCCGCTGGGCCCGGCTGTGGACCGGCTGGTGGAGGGCATCGAGCGCCGCTCGGCACACGTCTACGGGCAGTGGTGGCTGCGCGGCATGCAGGGCGTGCGCGGGTACCTGCCGGCCCTCATCGGCACCGTCGGACAGCGCGAGATGCGGCGCTTCGGGGACCGGCTGGACGGGCTGCGGGTCGGGCTGGTCGGGGCCGGCGGAGCCGCCGACGAACAGCAGCGATCGGGGCCCGCTACAGTCCGTAAGTGA
- a CDS encoding alpha/beta fold hydrolase: MSRLMHVSAGPYAPPAPARELTVTAADGARIHVEVHGPEDAPAVVLSHGWCCSTAFWAAQIRALATDHRVIAYDQRGHGRSPANPACGTEPLADDLEAVLEATLAPGERAVIAGHSMGGMTVMAAATRPKVREHAAAVLLCSTGSSRLVESATVLPFGAGRVRTWLTRRVLGSRAPLGPVTPLARRILKYGTMGAGSAPEMVEACARTVHACPARVRRAWSEVLDLLDLDHGVRELRMPVEIVVGTADRLTPPVHARSLTAALPNCVGLTELPGLGHMTPVEAPDLVTGKIRALVGTYVRADRTESAVHAEEIA; encoded by the coding sequence GTGAGCCGCCTCATGCACGTCTCCGCCGGGCCGTACGCCCCGCCCGCCCCGGCCCGTGAGCTGACCGTCACCGCCGCCGACGGCGCCCGCATACACGTCGAGGTGCACGGCCCCGAGGACGCGCCCGCGGTCGTCCTCTCGCACGGCTGGTGCTGCTCGACCGCCTTCTGGGCGGCGCAGATCCGCGCGCTCGCCACCGACCACCGGGTCATCGCCTACGACCAGCGCGGCCACGGCCGCAGCCCGGCCAACCCGGCCTGCGGCACCGAGCCCCTCGCCGACGACCTCGAGGCCGTGCTGGAGGCCACGCTCGCGCCGGGTGAACGGGCCGTGATCGCCGGGCACTCCATGGGCGGCATGACCGTGATGGCCGCGGCGACCCGGCCCAAGGTGCGCGAGCACGCGGCGGCGGTCCTGCTGTGCAGTACCGGCAGTTCGCGGCTGGTGGAGTCCGCGACCGTGCTGCCGTTCGGTGCGGGGCGGGTGCGGACCTGGCTGACCCGGCGGGTCCTCGGCTCCCGGGCGCCGCTCGGGCCGGTCACGCCGCTCGCGCGCCGCATACTCAAGTACGGGACGATGGGCGCGGGTTCGGCGCCGGAGATGGTAGAGGCGTGCGCCCGGACCGTGCATGCCTGCCCGGCCCGGGTGCGCCGCGCCTGGTCCGAGGTGCTGGACCTGCTCGACCTGGACCACGGCGTGCGGGAGTTGCGGATGCCGGTGGAGATAGTCGTCGGCACCGCCGACCGGCTGACCCCGCCCGTGCACGCCCGCTCGCTGACCGCCGCGCTGCCGAACTGCGTGGGGCTGACGGAGCTTCCGGGCCTCGGCCACATGACGCCGGTGGAGGCGCCGGACCTGGTCACCGGGAAGATACGCGCTCTCGTCGGCACCTACGTCCGCGCCGACCGCACCGAATCCGCCGTACACGCCGAGGAGATCGCATGA
- a CDS encoding flavin-containing monooxygenase, producing the protein MAEHEQVQEHVRVAVIGSGFGGLGAAVRLRREGITDFVVLERAGSVGGTWRDNSYPGCACDVPSHLYSFSFAPNPDWPRTFSGQEHIRAYLEHVTDTFGLRPHIRFDSEVKRMAWDGEHLRWEIETASGNLTADVVVSASGPLSDPKVPDIPGLDSFPGKVFHSARWDHEYDLAGKRVAMIGTGASAIQIVPSIQPKAGHLTLFQRTPAWVMPRMDREISGAERALHRALPVTTKLRRGLLWGIRELQVQAFTKHPGELGFVEQIAKRNMASAIKDPALRAKLTPDYRIGCKRILLSSTYYPALAQPNVDVVAGGLSEVRGSTLVAADGTETEADVIIFGTGFHVTDMPIAERVVGADGRTLAETWKGGMEALRGASAAGFPNWMTIIGPNTGLGNSSMILMIESQLNYLADYLRQLNVLGGRVALDARPAAVRNWNHRVQERMKRTVWNTGGCTSWYLDASGRNTTVWPGTTAEFRRATRRVDLGEYEVLRPAVAKAAPGADADAGAEVSA; encoded by the coding sequence ATGGCCGAGCACGAGCAGGTTCAAGAACACGTGCGGGTGGCGGTGATCGGGTCCGGTTTCGGCGGGCTGGGGGCCGCCGTGCGGCTGCGGCGCGAGGGGATCACCGACTTCGTCGTTTTGGAACGGGCGGGGAGCGTCGGCGGGACCTGGCGTGACAACAGCTATCCCGGGTGCGCCTGTGACGTGCCGTCCCATCTGTACTCGTTCTCCTTCGCGCCCAATCCCGACTGGCCGCGCACCTTCTCCGGGCAGGAGCACATCCGCGCCTACCTGGAGCACGTGACCGACACCTTCGGGCTGCGCCCGCACATCCGCTTCGACTCGGAGGTGAAGCGGATGGCGTGGGACGGCGAGCACCTGCGGTGGGAGATCGAGACGGCGAGCGGGAACCTCACCGCCGACGTCGTCGTGTCCGCGAGCGGGCCGCTGTCCGACCCGAAGGTGCCCGACATCCCGGGCCTGGACTCCTTCCCCGGCAAGGTCTTCCACTCCGCCCGCTGGGACCACGAGTACGACCTCGCCGGCAAGCGCGTCGCCATGATCGGCACCGGCGCCTCCGCCATCCAGATCGTGCCGTCCATCCAGCCGAAGGCCGGTCACCTCACCCTCTTCCAGCGCACCCCGGCCTGGGTGATGCCCCGCATGGACCGGGAGATCAGCGGCGCCGAGCGCGCCCTGCACCGGGCGCTGCCCGTCACCACCAAGCTGCGGCGCGGGCTGCTGTGGGGCATCCGCGAACTCCAGGTGCAGGCGTTCACCAAGCACCCGGGCGAGCTGGGCTTCGTCGAGCAGATCGCCAAGCGCAACATGGCCTCCGCCATCAAGGACCCGGCCCTGCGAGCCAAGCTCACCCCGGACTACCGCATCGGCTGCAAGCGCATCCTGCTGTCGAGCACGTACTATCCGGCGCTCGCCCAGCCGAACGTGGACGTCGTCGCCGGCGGGCTGAGCGAGGTGCGCGGCTCCACCCTGGTCGCCGCCGACGGCACCGAGACCGAGGCCGACGTGATCATCTTCGGCACCGGTTTCCACGTCACCGACATGCCCATCGCGGAGCGGGTCGTGGGCGCCGACGGGCGGACCCTCGCCGAGACCTGGAAGGGCGGCATGGAGGCGCTGCGCGGCGCCTCGGCGGCCGGCTTCCCCAACTGGATGACGATCATCGGGCCCAACACCGGCCTGGGGAACTCGTCGATGATCCTGATGATCGAGTCGCAGCTGAACTACCTGGCGGACTACCTGCGCCAGCTGAACGTCCTCGGCGGCCGGGTCGCCCTCGACGCCCGCCCCGCCGCCGTACGGAACTGGAACCACCGGGTGCAGGAGCGCATGAAGCGCACCGTGTGGAACACCGGCGGCTGCACCAGCTGGTACCTGGACGCCAGCGGCCGCAACACCACCGTGTGGCCCGGCACGACCGCCGAGTTCCGGCGGGCGACCAGGCGGGTGGACCTGGGGGAGTACGAGGTGCTGCGCCCGGCCGTCGCCAAGGCCGCCCCCGGCGCGGACGCGGACGCGGGCGCGGAGGTGAGCGCGTGA